A region of Candidatus Leptovillus gracilis DNA encodes the following proteins:
- a CDS encoding lamin tail domain-containing protein: MWKRMAWLMLVTILPVCFVWALLGGGGGQTAAAAPTDPPFIIINEIHADPADDITGDANGDGIRSADDDEFVELVNVGNDVLDLSGWTLHDVASPTNPRHTFWSGTVLPPGCAVIVFGGGNPTGAFGGSIVQTTTSLSLNNTNETVTLKDLTGTAVISYTYGSEGGDNQSLTRSPDLTGPNPLIKHTIAAGSSTSLFSPGTRVDGAPFASCELPPMADLSVSKTGPPIAAPGENVVYQLRVQNLGDLTAVQTILTDTLPTGLTYIAHSGGYPLTQPDAHTLVWQLGDLPAAADWQFSLTTTLDTAVSGVFTNTIQAATATSETTQSNNQTTAVTVISRRDVLIDAIYYDAYEGLLDEAIALRNVSAQPIDVGGWQISDGAATAVLPANTFIPAQTAIWLSNDALAFQRQFGHAPDLARVTGGLPIPALIGAWPGYANDGDEVLLRNAAGVWVDVLVYEAGNIGQPGWLGPAVQPYAGGGLAVAGQILYRMRDQLTGQPTPDTDTAADWAQSTTDVINGRKVRYPGWDLDAFFFTTRVTETAVITLAIAPDNAYHAIVSQIDHAQNSIHAAALTIESIAISDALVRAANRGVAVSLLLEGGPPGGLSDQEKYICQQIEQASGACWFMINDAANKINDRYSYLHAKFMLLDDEWVIISSQNFSPDSLPDDDKSDGTWGRRGVVLLTNAPTVVQHVQLLHDYDFDPTHHADVFRWLPTPDWLPPPNFVPITATGGITYPVFYPAPSVFTGVFPLEIVQSPENSLRDVDGLLGLVNRAGTGDVVWVQQLYERPFWGSAATGSPTTDPNPRLEAYIAAARRGADVRLLLDSFFDAPSSPTSNRATCDYVNNLALLERLRLDCALNNPTGLGIHNKMVLVRLNGRGYVHVGSLNGSEQSHKDNRELALQVQSDAMFALLAEMFIHDWPHQLYLPIVLNNFIGPAAHPLISEVLYDPPGPDTTEFIELVNPTPLIWDLSHYSISDAVNRTDFEDTRRFPAGTFLLPGRVLVVALSAADFFAEYGFYPDFEILNTSALTPDLIDDLSWGDPATFLQLGNQGDEVILRNVQDQVVDVLTYGTGNYPGAVGCPLVSLLNASLERLPYWRDTDNCTLDFREWPFPNPGSLP, translated from the coding sequence ATGTGGAAACGTATGGCCTGGTTGATGTTGGTTACGATTTTGCCAGTTTGTTTTGTGTGGGCGCTGCTGGGCGGGGGAGGAGGGCAAACGGCCGCTGCCGCTCCTACCGATCCCCCTTTTATCATCATCAACGAAATCCACGCCGATCCGGCCGATGACATAACCGGTGACGCCAATGGCGACGGTATTCGCAGCGCCGACGATGACGAATTTGTCGAATTGGTCAACGTTGGCAATGATGTGTTGGATCTCAGCGGCTGGACGCTGCACGATGTCGCTTCGCCGACGAACCCGCGCCACACGTTCTGGTCGGGGACTGTGCTGCCACCGGGCTGCGCGGTCATCGTGTTTGGCGGCGGTAATCCTACCGGCGCGTTTGGCGGCAGTATTGTGCAGACAACAACCAGCCTGTCACTGAACAATACGAATGAAACGGTGACATTGAAAGATTTAACGGGCACGGCCGTCATCTCCTACACCTATGGCAGCGAGGGCGGTGACAATCAATCGCTCACCCGCAGCCCAGACCTCACCGGACCAAATCCACTCATCAAACATACCATCGCCGCCGGTTCAAGCACCTCCCTGTTTTCCCCCGGCACGCGGGTGGATGGCGCCCCCTTTGCTTCCTGCGAACTGCCGCCGATGGCCGACCTGTCCGTGAGTAAAACCGGCCCGCCAATCGCCGCGCCTGGGGAAAACGTGGTCTACCAGCTTCGGGTGCAAAATCTGGGCGACCTGACGGCCGTGCAAACCATTCTCACCGACACCCTGCCAACCGGCCTGACCTACATCGCCCACAGCGGCGGCTATCCGCTGACGCAGCCCGACGCCCACACGTTGGTCTGGCAGTTGGGCGATTTACCAGCCGCCGCCGACTGGCAATTTAGCCTGACGACGACGTTGGACACGGCCGTTTCCGGCGTCTTCACCAACACCATCCAGGCGGCCACAGCCACCTCTGAAACTACCCAGAGCAACAATCAGACTACGGCCGTAACCGTCATCAGCCGCCGCGATGTACTCATAGACGCCATTTACTACGACGCCTATGAAGGGCTGCTCGACGAGGCGATCGCCCTGCGCAACGTCAGCGCCCAGCCGATAGACGTGGGCGGCTGGCAGATCAGCGATGGAGCAGCGACGGCCGTTTTGCCAGCCAATACCTTCATCCCCGCTCAGACCGCCATTTGGTTAAGCAACGATGCCCTGGCGTTCCAACGGCAGTTCGGCCATGCCCCAGACCTGGCCAGAGTAACCGGCGGGCTGCCCATCCCGGCGCTTATCGGCGCCTGGCCTGGCTACGCCAACGATGGCGACGAAGTGCTGCTGCGTAATGCCGCCGGCGTTTGGGTGGATGTGTTGGTGTATGAAGCCGGCAATATCGGGCAGCCCGGTTGGTTGGGGCCGGCGGTGCAGCCTTACGCCGGCGGCGGATTGGCCGTGGCCGGCCAGATTCTTTACCGGATGCGCGATCAACTTACCGGTCAGCCGACGCCGGACACCGACACAGCCGCCGACTGGGCCCAATCTACCACCGACGTGATTAACGGCCGTAAAGTGCGCTACCCTGGTTGGGATTTAGACGCCTTTTTTTTCACCACACGGGTGACGGAAACGGCCGTCATCACTCTGGCCATCGCCCCAGACAACGCCTATCACGCCATCGTCAGCCAGATTGACCACGCCCAAAACAGCATCCACGCCGCGGCGCTGACCATCGAAAGCATTGCCATTAGCGATGCGCTGGTCCGGGCTGCCAATCGCGGCGTTGCCGTGTCGCTTCTCTTGGAAGGCGGGCCTCCTGGTGGCCTGAGCGATCAGGAAAAGTACATTTGTCAGCAGATTGAACAGGCATCTGGCGCGTGCTGGTTCATGATCAACGACGCGGCCAACAAAATTAATGACCGCTACAGCTATCTACATGCCAAATTCATGCTGCTGGACGACGAATGGGTCATCATTAGCAGCCAAAACTTCTCGCCAGACAGCCTGCCCGATGATGATAAGAGCGATGGAACCTGGGGGCGGCGCGGAGTGGTGCTGCTGACCAATGCGCCCACGGTGGTGCAGCACGTACAACTGCTGCACGACTACGATTTTGACCCCACCCATCATGCTGACGTTTTTCGTTGGTTGCCCACACCAGACTGGCTGCCGCCGCCCAACTTTGTGCCTATCACGGCGACCGGCGGCATTACGTACCCGGTGTTTTATCCTGCGCCCTCCGTTTTTACCGGCGTATTCCCATTGGAAATTGTGCAATCGCCGGAAAACAGCCTGCGCGATGTGGATGGATTATTGGGCCTGGTCAACCGGGCGGGAACCGGCGATGTGGTATGGGTGCAGCAGTTGTATGAACGGCCGTTTTGGGGGTCAGCAGCCACCGGTTCGCCAACCACCGACCCCAATCCCCGGCTGGAGGCATACATCGCCGCCGCCCGGCGTGGCGCCGACGTGCGCTTGCTGCTGGACAGCTTCTTCGACGCCCCGTCCAGCCCCACCAGCAACCGGGCGACGTGTGATTATGTGAACAATTTGGCCCTGCTAGAACGCCTACGGCTGGACTGCGCTCTGAACAACCCAACCGGCCTGGGAATTCATAACAAAATGGTGCTGGTTCGGCTGAACGGCCGTGGCTACGTCCACGTTGGCAGCCTGAACGGTTCCGAACAATCGCACAAGGACAACCGCGAATTAGCTCTGCAAGTTCAATCCGACGCCATGTTCGCCTTGCTGGCCGAAATGTTCATCCATGATTGGCCCCATCAGCTCTATTTGCCCATCGTCCTGAACAATTTCATCGGTCCAGCCGCCCATCCCCTCATCAGCGAAGTCTTGTATGATCCCCCCGGTCCCGACACGACCGAGTTTATCGAGCTGGTCAACCCCACGCCGCTGATTTGGGACCTAAGCCATTACAGCATCAGCGACGCGGTGAATCGTACAGATTTTGAAGACACGCGCCGTTTTCCGGCCGGCACATTCCTTTTGCCTGGTCGCGTCCTTGTTGTCGCCCTCAGCGCGGCCGATTTCTTTGCCGAATATGGCTTCTATCCCGATTTCGAGATATTGAATACGTCGGCATTAACGCCTGACCTGATTGATGATTTGTCTTGGGGAGACCCGGCAACCTTCTTACAATTGGGCAACCAGGGTGATGAAGTAATCTTGCGCAATGTGCAGGACCAGGTGGTGGATGTATTGACGTATGGTACGGGGAATTACCCTGGGGCGGTTGGCTGTCCGTTGGTTAGCTTACTCAATGCCAGCCTGGAACGCCTACCTTATTGGCGCGACACAGATAACTGTACGCTGGACTTCAGAGAGTGGCCTTTCCCCAATCCAGGCTCGCTACCATAA
- a CDS encoding sugar nucleotide-binding protein produces the protein MAAAITQLIETRQYGVYHFTNAWACSRWEFANEILHQTGLTDVVNTPIQLKDYPRASTPPPYAALNNNVGKAIGIELRPWQDALADYITNHVTQ, from the coding sequence TTGGCGGCAGCCATCACCCAACTGATTGAAACCCGCCAGTACGGCGTCTACCACTTCACCAACGCCTGGGCCTGTTCCCGCTGGGAATTTGCCAACGAGATTTTGCACCAAACCGGGTTGACGGACGTGGTGAACACGCCCATTCAACTGAAAGATTACCCACGCGCTTCAACGCCACCGCCTTACGCCGCCCTAAACAACAACGTTGGTAAAGCCATTGGCATTGAATTACGGCCGTGGCAAGATGCCCTGGCCGATTACATCACCAACCACGTCACCCAATAG
- the trmD gene encoding tRNA (guanosine(37)-N1)-methyltransferase TrmD translates to MHIHILTLFPDMFPAYLNESILKKAQAMGQLTVHLHNIRDYTTDKHHITDEPPFGGGGGMVLKPEPIFRAVESLTAVSPPYPVILMSPQGRPFTQAIAQELAQHDRLALLCGRYEGVDERVRQHLVTDEISIGDYVLTGGELAAMVIVDAVTRLLPGVLGAVGAAETDSHATGLLEGPHYTKPADFRGWRVPEVLRSGHAANIARWRREESLRRTWQRRPDMLLTANLSQADRWFLAQLAEDDWS, encoded by the coding sequence ATGCACATCCACATCCTCACCCTTTTCCCCGATATGTTTCCGGCCTACCTCAACGAGAGCATCCTCAAGAAAGCACAGGCGATGGGGCAACTGACAGTCCATCTGCATAACATCCGCGACTACACCACCGACAAACACCACATCACCGACGAACCGCCGTTTGGCGGCGGCGGCGGCATGGTGCTGAAACCGGAGCCGATTTTTCGGGCGGTGGAGTCGTTAACGGCCGTCTCTCCGCCCTACCCGGTTATTCTCATGTCGCCGCAGGGACGGCCGTTTACCCAGGCCATCGCCCAAGAACTGGCCCAACACGACCGGTTGGCGCTGTTGTGCGGCCGTTATGAAGGGGTGGATGAGCGCGTGCGCCAACACCTGGTGACGGATGAAATTTCCATTGGTGATTATGTGCTGACCGGCGGCGAACTGGCGGCGATGGTCATTGTGGATGCGGTGACGCGCCTGCTGCCGGGCGTGTTGGGCGCGGTAGGCGCGGCCGAAACCGACAGCCACGCCACTGGCCTGCTGGAAGGTCCTCACTACACCAAACCGGCCGATTTCCGCGGCTGGCGCGTGCCTGAGGTGCTGCGCTCCGGCCACGCGGCCAACATCGCCCGCTGGCGGCGCGAAGAATCGCTGCGCCGCACCTGGCAGCGCCGGCCGGATATGCTGCTAACGGCCAATCTCAGCCAGGCCGACCGTTGGTTCCTGGCGCAACTGGCCGAAGACGATTGGTCCTGA
- a CDS encoding NAD(P)-dependent oxidoreductase: MKILLTGHKGQLGTALVQALASHDVTGFDLPELDITNRTAVQTAVLAAFPELIIHCAAYTDVDGCARNPELAYRINGLGTQNVALAAQEIGAEMLHISSNEVFAGDRPSGYDEWMPLNPVNGYGRSKAAAEFHVKICSAASTSCACRGCLPPAAVTSFTPSSTAPAKAASCASSWTRSPIQLMSMIWRQPSPN; encoded by the coding sequence ATGAAAATTTTGCTAACCGGCCATAAGGGGCAGTTGGGCACAGCCCTGGTGCAAGCCCTGGCGTCCCATGATGTTACCGGCTTTGATTTGCCGGAACTGGATATTACCAACCGCACGGCCGTGCAAACGGCCGTACTCGCCGCCTTTCCCGAACTGATTATCCACTGCGCCGCCTATACCGACGTAGACGGCTGCGCCCGCAACCCGGAGCTGGCTTACCGCATCAATGGCCTGGGCACGCAAAACGTTGCCCTGGCCGCCCAGGAAATCGGCGCGGAGATGCTGCACATCAGCAGCAACGAGGTGTTTGCCGGCGACCGGCCGTCTGGCTACGACGAATGGATGCCGCTGAACCCGGTGAATGGGTACGGCCGTTCCAAAGCCGCCGCCGAATTTCACGTCAAAATCTGCTCAGCCGCTTCTACATCGTGCGCCTGTCGTGGCTGTTTGCCCCCGGCGGCCGTAACTTCATTCACGCCATCCTCAACCGCGCCCGCGAAAGCGGCCAGCTGCGCGTCGTCGTGGACGAGGTCGCCAATCCAACTTATGTCAATGATTTGGCGGCAGCCATCACCCAACTGA
- a CDS encoding L,D-transpeptidase family protein — MTMKQNPGGSDHPVRRYQPPLHQIPQRERPFSEQPTQAWQTAPPSLAPRRTHWLVHLLMALSVMLLLLFGLMIVAAAVWFVQVSDWIVPGVVVAEVNLGGQSRDTAVANLQSAWDAQPITLAAGEETRLLSPSSLGFSLDAAATAAAAHAQSRTLASWQDFWQNDGRFSVAPIWRFDHAAAEAGLNGLAAELARPPQDARLEFSNGRFVALPGQPGRQLDAAATLALLEQQAGDVLANGRLDLALTAVPPAIVDLNSVAAQANTLLAAPITLHAYDPIAHQAVEWLLPPETWGGWLVVDTAAVAAGQFNWSLDQAQVDVYVQAQAAGLGEGRYMDVRQAGTAVTQAITTHASYVPLRIYHRPRQHVVQSGETLSSIGRAYGIPYPWIQQANPNLGGLSIGQTITVPSPDDLLPLPPVEGKRIIVSIAQQRAWVYENGALKWEWPVSTGIADSPTAPGIFQIQSHEANAYAGNWDLWMPQFLGIYRPVPTSEFMNGFHGFPTRGGSQLLWTGDLGRPVTYGCILLSSQNAELLYNWAETGVVVEIQP; from the coding sequence ATGACGATGAAACAAAATCCAGGCGGTTCAGACCATCCTGTGCGGCGGTATCAACCACCGCTCCACCAGATACCGCAGCGCGAACGGCCGTTCAGCGAACAACCCACGCAAGCCTGGCAGACCGCGCCACCCTCGCTTGCGCCGCGCAGGACCCATTGGCTGGTACATTTGCTCATGGCCTTGTCGGTCATGCTGCTGCTGCTCTTTGGGTTGATGATCGTCGCCGCCGCCGTCTGGTTTGTGCAGGTCAGCGATTGGATTGTGCCCGGGGTAGTGGTCGCAGAGGTCAATTTGGGTGGGCAGAGCCGGGACACGGCCGTTGCCAACCTCCAATCCGCCTGGGACGCCCAACCTATCACGCTGGCCGCCGGTGAGGAAACGCGCCTGCTGTCGCCATCCAGCCTGGGTTTTTCGCTCGATGCCGCCGCCACCGCCGCCGCCGCCCATGCCCAGAGCCGTACCCTGGCAAGCTGGCAAGACTTTTGGCAAAACGACGGCCGTTTCTCTGTGGCTCCCATCTGGCGGTTTGATCACGCCGCCGCCGAGGCTGGTCTGAACGGCCTGGCGGCTGAGTTGGCCCGCCCACCGCAAGACGCCCGGTTGGAATTTAGCAACGGCCGTTTTGTCGCCTTGCCCGGCCAGCCCGGCCGTCAGTTGGACGCCGCCGCCACGCTGGCTTTGCTGGAACAGCAGGCAGGTGACGTGCTGGCAAACGGCCGTCTGGATTTGGCGCTGACGGCCGTGCCGCCCGCCATTGTAGATTTAAACAGCGTGGCCGCCCAGGCCAACACGTTGCTGGCCGCGCCCATCACTCTGCACGCCTACGACCCCATCGCCCACCAGGCCGTGGAATGGCTGCTGCCGCCGGAAACGTGGGGCGGCTGGCTGGTTGTAGATACGGCGGCAGTCGCTGCCGGGCAGTTCAATTGGTCGTTGGACCAGGCGCAGGTGGATGTTTATGTGCAGGCGCAGGCGGCTGGATTGGGCGAGGGGCGGTATATGGATGTGCGTCAGGCGGGAACGGCCGTAACCCAAGCCATCACCACCCACGCCAGCTACGTTCCTCTGCGCATCTACCACCGGCCGCGCCAGCACGTCGTGCAGTCCGGCGAGACGCTCTCCAGCATTGGCCGCGCCTACGGCATTCCTTATCCCTGGATACAGCAGGCCAACCCCAACCTGGGCGGGCTGTCCATCGGCCAGACCATCACCGTGCCCTCGCCCGATGATCTGCTGCCGCTGCCGCCGGTGGAAGGTAAGCGCATCATTGTCAGCATCGCCCAGCAGCGCGCCTGGGTGTATGAAAATGGGGCGCTGAAGTGGGAATGGCCGGTCAGCACCGGCATCGCCGACAGCCCGACTGCGCCGGGTATCTTCCAGATTCAAAGCCACGAAGCCAACGCCTACGCCGGCAACTGGGATTTGTGGATGCCGCAGTTTCTGGGCATTTACCGCCCCGTGCCCACCTCGGAATTTATGAATGGCTTCCATGGTTTTCCCACCCGCGGCGGCTCGCAACTGCTGTGGACCGGCGACCTGGGCCGTCCGGTGACATATGGCTGCATTTTGCTTAGTTCGCAAAACGCCGAACTGCTCTACAATTGGGCCGAAACTGGCGTTGTCGTCGAAATCCAACCCTGA
- a CDS encoding glycosyltransferase family 2 protein: MQPYLSVIIPAYTEEKRIGKTLVAAHAYLSAQPFTWELLVVLDGPRDKTPQIVADFAADKANIRWIDRPQNRGKGYTVRQGMLAATGKIRLFTDADNSTDISHFDKMKPLFDQGAQVVIASRDGKDAPAARQSVPQPWPKRFLGNAGNLFIQLMVVPGIWDTRCGFKAFSAEAAQRVFAVARMDGWSFDDESLALARRFGYEIQVVGADWTDAEGTHVSKLDYLKNIIEAVRIRWYLLTGVYNHPAEMIDLSTVTIHHT, encoded by the coding sequence ATGCAACCTTATCTGTCCGTTATTATCCCGGCTTACACGGAAGAGAAACGCATTGGCAAAACCCTGGTGGCCGCCCATGCTTACCTATCGGCGCAGCCCTTCACCTGGGAACTGCTGGTGGTGCTGGATGGACCACGAGACAAAACGCCGCAGATTGTAGCCGACTTTGCCGCCGACAAAGCCAACATCCGCTGGATTGACCGCCCGCAAAATCGGGGCAAGGGCTACACCGTGCGCCAGGGCATGTTAGCCGCCACCGGCAAAATTCGCCTCTTCACCGACGCCGACAATTCCACCGACATCAGTCATTTCGACAAGATGAAGCCGCTGTTTGACCAGGGCGCACAGGTGGTCATCGCCTCGCGGGATGGCAAAGATGCGCCAGCGGCGCGCCAGTCTGTACCGCAGCCCTGGCCCAAACGTTTTTTGGGTAACGCCGGCAATTTGTTTATCCAGTTGATGGTCGTGCCGGGCATTTGGGATACGCGCTGCGGCTTCAAGGCGTTTTCGGCCGAGGCGGCGCAGCGGGTGTTTGCCGTGGCGCGCATGGATGGCTGGAGTTTCGACGATGAGTCGCTGGCGTTGGCCCGCCGCTTTGGCTACGAAATCCAGGTCGTCGGCGCGGATTGGACCGACGCCGAGGGTACGCACGTGAGCAAGCTGGACTATCTGAAGAACATCATCGAAGCGGTGCGCATTCGTTGGTATTTGCTGACCGGCGTATACAACCACCCGGCAGAGATGATTGATTTGTCTACTGTCACCATTCACCATACCTGA
- a CDS encoding glycosyltransferase family 2 protein, producing the protein MKPAISVVIPHLNGRHHLDDCLQSLRRQTWRNFETLLVDNGSTDGTQTYVAEHYPEVKLLQLPQNRGFTGACNAGWQAAQGEIIILLNNDTEADPHWLAEVVAAFARHPQAGSVASKMLLFDRRDHLHTAGDFYRLDGIPGNRGVWQADAGQFDQEEMVFSACGGSSAYRRAMLDEIGFLDDDFFFSCEDVDLGWRANLAGWEVWYAPTAVIYHKLKATGGAVTGSYYDGRNFLYLIWKNYPTSLLRQNWWLITRAQLNITEEALRHWRGEAARARLRGQLAGLWGILKMWPKRRQVQALRRLDDAALQNRLTPPPKGSPTSDKS; encoded by the coding sequence ATGAAACCTGCCATCTCCGTTGTGATTCCTCATTTGAACGGCCGTCACCACCTCGACGACTGTTTGCAATCCTTGCGCCGCCAGACCTGGCGCAATTTTGAAACGCTGCTAGTGGACAACGGCTCCACCGACGGCACGCAGACCTACGTGGCCGAGCATTACCCGGAGGTGAAGCTGCTGCAACTACCGCAAAATCGCGGCTTCACCGGCGCGTGCAACGCCGGCTGGCAGGCCGCCCAGGGCGAAATCATCATCTTGCTCAACAACGACACTGAAGCCGACCCCCATTGGCTGGCGGAGGTGGTGGCCGCTTTTGCACGCCACCCACAGGCGGGCAGCGTGGCCAGCAAAATGCTGCTGTTCGACCGGCGCGACCATTTGCACACAGCCGGCGATTTTTACCGACTGGATGGGATCCCCGGTAATCGCGGCGTGTGGCAGGCAGACGCGGGCCAGTTCGACCAGGAGGAGATGGTTTTTAGCGCCTGCGGCGGCTCCTCGGCTTACCGGCGGGCCATGCTGGACGAGATTGGCTTTCTGGACGACGATTTTTTCTTCTCTTGCGAGGATGTGGACCTGGGCTGGCGGGCGAATCTGGCGGGCTGGGAGGTGTGGTATGCGCCAACGGCCGTTATCTACCACAAGCTCAAGGCTACCGGCGGCGCGGTGACGGGCAGCTATTATGACGGCCGTAACTTCCTCTACCTCATCTGGAAAAATTACCCCACCAGCCTGCTGCGGCAAAACTGGTGGCTGATCACCCGCGCCCAACTGAACATAACGGAGGAGGCCCTACGCCATTGGCGCGGCGAAGCGGCCCGCGCCCGGCTGCGCGGCCAGTTGGCCGGGCTGTGGGGCATCCTTAAAATGTGGCCTAAACGGCGCCAGGTGCAGGCCCTGCGCCGCCTGGACGACGCCGCCTTGCAAAACCGCCTGACCCCGCCCCCAAAAGGAAGTCCCACTTCTGACAAAAGCTGA
- a CDS encoding recombinase, protein MSENHGATIQLPQETSQKKSGVNGKKGSNGSSPLQADSIYFKVAIPKQIVKRDGRIVPFDADRIQIALERCFASLTNPPQTSVEDLTHQVVNVVAAKYSLPTVEGVQDIVEMALQAAGEYEAAKHYILYRAEHAKMRVHRPVPEEVRQAFAESDKYFPTQLQKFQFYDKYSRFSYELGRRETWIETVDRAVNYLRELSDYRLPAETYERLRQGILQMKVMPSMRLLAMAGPAARRNNIALYNCSYMPVDSIDSFVEALIISMSGCGVGFSVERQYVEQFPRITRQKGNSPQTVVVVDSSEGWADAVRTGLTAWFEGEDVVFDYSQVRPAGAPLRVKGGRASGPEPLRKMLEFARSRILARQGGFIRPLDAHDMMCAVGDAAVSGGVRRTAMISLFDYDDLEMLHCKDGDFWRSNSQRWNANNSAVWPERELSQTEITRFVLDMVESGRGEPGIFNRKAAVENRPTRRQPAVFGTNPCGEILLRPYQFCNLSSAVARFNDTYESLKEKVELATIIGTIQSMATYFPGLRPQWQQNCVEERLLGIDLNGQMDSPAAQDPDVQTNLQQVAIETNRQYAAMLGINQSASTTCVKPSGNSSQLLNSASGLHARWAEYYIRNVRVGTHSPVCKVLQDAAVPMDPENGQTRDNANTWVIHFPVKSPEGAVTRNDRTALEQCEFWLQNKLNYTEHNPSVTITYQQDEVLDIIRWIWEHQDKVGGMAFLPAFDAQYDQMPYMEIGREEYEQLVAKFPEIDFSKIYRYEEEDLTTAAQELACLSGQCDA, encoded by the coding sequence CGGACCGCATTCAGATCGCCCTGGAACGCTGTTTCGCCAGCCTGACCAACCCACCCCAAACCTCTGTTGAAGACCTGACGCATCAAGTGGTCAACGTCGTTGCCGCCAAATACAGCCTCCCTACCGTGGAAGGCGTCCAAGACATCGTCGAGATGGCGCTGCAAGCCGCCGGTGAATACGAGGCGGCCAAACATTACATTCTCTACCGCGCCGAACACGCCAAAATGCGTGTGCATCGCCCCGTGCCCGAAGAGGTGCGCCAGGCCTTTGCTGAATCAGACAAATACTTTCCCACGCAGTTGCAAAAATTCCAGTTTTATGACAAGTATTCTCGCTTTAGCTACGAGCTAGGCCGACGCGAAACCTGGATCGAAACCGTAGACCGGGCCGTCAATTACCTGCGAGAGTTATCAGATTACCGTCTGCCGGCCGAAACCTACGAACGCCTGCGCCAGGGCATTTTGCAAATGAAGGTGATGCCCTCTATGCGCCTGCTGGCGATGGCCGGGCCGGCCGCCCGGCGCAACAACATCGCCCTTTACAACTGCTCCTACATGCCGGTGGACAGCATAGACTCATTTGTCGAAGCGCTCATCATTTCCATGAGCGGCTGCGGCGTCGGCTTTTCCGTGGAGCGGCAGTACGTGGAACAGTTTCCGCGCATCACCCGGCAAAAAGGCAACTCACCGCAAACCGTCGTCGTGGTGGATTCTTCCGAAGGCTGGGCCGATGCGGTGCGCACGGGCCTGACGGCCTGGTTTGAAGGCGAAGACGTGGTGTTTGACTACTCCCAGGTGCGGCCGGCGGGCGCGCCCCTGCGTGTAAAAGGGGGTCGGGCATCCGGGCCAGAACCGCTGCGCAAGATGTTGGAGTTCGCCCGCAGCCGGATTTTGGCGCGGCAGGGGGGATTTATACGGCCGTTAGATGCCCATGACATGATGTGCGCCGTCGGCGACGCGGCCGTGTCTGGCGGCGTGCGCCGCACCGCCATGATCTCCCTGTTCGACTACGACGACCTGGAAATGCTGCATTGTAAAGATGGCGACTTCTGGCGCAGCAACAGCCAACGTTGGAACGCCAACAATTCGGCCGTCTGGCCGGAACGGGAACTATCGCAAACCGAAATCACCCGCTTTGTCCTGGACATGGTGGAATCGGGGCGCGGCGAACCGGGCATTTTTAATCGTAAGGCAGCGGTGGAAAACCGGCCGACGCGGCGGCAGCCGGCGGTGTTTGGCACGAATCCATGTGGTGAAATTTTGTTACGGCCGTATCAATTCTGCAACCTCTCCAGCGCCGTCGCCCGCTTCAATGACACCTACGAAAGCCTGAAAGAAAAGGTAGAACTGGCAACCATCATCGGCACGATTCAATCTATGGCGACTTATTTTCCAGGTCTGCGGCCGCAGTGGCAGCAAAACTGCGTCGAAGAACGGCTGCTTGGCATAGACCTGAACGGACAAATGGACAGCCCGGCCGCCCAAGACCCGGACGTTCAGACCAACCTGCAACAAGTAGCCATCGAAACAAACCGGCAGTACGCTGCCATGTTAGGCATCAATCAATCGGCGTCCACCACCTGCGTCAAACCATCGGGCAACTCCTCCCAACTGCTCAACTCCGCCTCCGGCTTGCACGCCCGTTGGGCCGAATATTACATCCGCAACGTCCGTGTGGGAACCCATTCCCCAGTGTGCAAAGTGCTGCAAGACGCGGCCGTACCCATGGATCCAGAAAACGGCCAGACCCGCGACAATGCCAATACCTGGGTCATTCACTTTCCGGTTAAATCGCCCGAAGGCGCTGTAACGCGCAACGACCGCACAGCCCTGGAACAATGCGAATTCTGGCTGCAAAACAAACTCAATTACACCGAACATAATCCCAGCGTCACCATCACCTACCAACAAGATGAGGTATTGGACATCATCCGTTGGATTTGGGAACACCAGGATAAGGTGGGCGGCATGGCCTTCTTACCGGCTTTCGACGCCCAATACGATCAGATGCCTTACATGGAAATCGGCCGGGAAGAATATGAGCAGTTGGTGGCAAAATTCCCGGAAATTGATTTCTCCAAGATTTACCGCTATGAAGAAGAAGACCTGACCACGGCGGCGCAAGAACTGGCCTGCCTATCCGGCCAATGCGATGCCTAG